The Streptomyces sp. NBC_00576 genome contains the following window.
GAACGACGACTTCGTCGGCTCGCTCGGCACCTTCACCGCCTTCGCCGCGTTCATCGTGCCCACCACCTGGGCGCTCTCGCTGGGGCTGGCCCTGCTGGTGAACCGGCTACGCTTCATGCGGGCGTTCTTCCGGTCGGTCTTCTTCCTGCCGACCGCCTGCAGTTACGTGGCCGCCTCGATGATCTGGAAGATGTCCATCTTCAGCGGCGTCCGGTTCGGCCTGATGAACACGGTCCTCGGCTGGTTCGGGATCGAGAACATCGCCTGGCTGGCCGACCCCAATCCGCCCTGGTACTGGGTGGTCATCGTCAGCGCGCGGCTGTGGCTGCAGGCCGGCTTCTACATGATCCTGTTCATCGCCGCGCTGCAGAACATCCCGGGCGAGCTGTACGAGGCCGCCGCCATCGACGGCGCCAAGCCGGGCTGGCAGACCTTCCGCTACATCACCCTGCCCCAGCTGCGCGCCACGTCCACCGCCGTGGTCCTGCTGCTGCTGGTCGCCGCGTACCAGGCCTTCGACGAGTTCTACAACCTCCTGTCGAAGACCACCTGGGGCCGCCCGCCCCTCCTCGAGCTGTACTACAAGGCCCTGGGCGAGAGCCAGGACTACGGTGCCGGCAGCGCGGGAGCGCTCATCCTGACCGTGCTGATCTGTGCCGTGACCCTGCTCCAGGGCAAGCTCATGGGCTTCGGAAGGGGGGAGGAGTCCAAGTGACCACCACGATGCCCGAGGTACGGGAATCCACACCACCGCCGGACAAGCCCCGTCGCGTCAAGCACGGTGGCGGCGTGATGAGTTCCACCGGGCTCTACATCGCCACCGGGATCGCCGGCCTCCTCTTCCTGGTCCCGTTCTACCTGCTGGTCCGCAACGCCCTCTCCACGGACGCCGACATCACCGGCGAGAACTGGAAGTTCTTCCCCACGGACATCCAGTGGGGCAACATCAGCGAACTGTTCAACGACGGGACGGTGCCCTTCGCCCAGTCCCTGTGGAACTCGGCGGTAGTGGCCACCCTGCACACCGTCGGCGTCCTGCTGGTGTGCTCGCTGGCGGGCTACGGTCTGGCCCGCATCCCGTACAAGCACGCCAACAAGGTCTTCTACGCCGTCCTGGGGACCCTGATGGTCCCGACGGCGGTCACCTTCGTCCCGAGCTTCGTGC
Protein-coding sequences here:
- a CDS encoding carbohydrate ABC transporter permease, with protein sequence MSTTNTRDLARPAPAKASPAKPRRGLRGSPTFNFWLFTGPFLIGLAIFVYAPILWSLWLSFFEARFTVTPDKFVGFENYTYMLTNDDFVGSLGTFTAFAAFIVPTTWALSLGLALLVNRLRFMRAFFRSVFFLPTACSYVAASMIWKMSIFSGVRFGLMNTVLGWFGIENIAWLADPNPPWYWVVIVSARLWLQAGFYMILFIAALQNIPGELYEAAAIDGAKPGWQTFRYITLPQLRATSTAVVLLLLVAAYQAFDEFYNLLSKTTWGRPPLLELYYKALGESQDYGAGSAGALILTVLICAVTLLQGKLMGFGRGEESK
- a CDS encoding carbohydrate ABC transporter permease; translation: MTTTMPEVRESTPPPDKPRRVKHGGGVMSSTGLYIATGIAGLLFLVPFYLLVRNALSTDADITGENWKFFPTDIQWGNISELFNDGTVPFAQSLWNSAVVATLHTVGVLLVCSLAGYGLARIPYKHANKVFYAVLGTLMVPTAVTFVPSFVLVSSLGWVDTYQGLIVPGLFSGFTCFLFRQYFLGFPKELEEAARVDGLGYWGAYWRIVVPNSLNFFAAMATITFIQGWNSFLWPLVIGQSPDAWTVQVALSNYMSNQTVIFHMVFMATAFSILPLVFVFLFLQRWLVQGIAQTGIKG